In Leclercia pneumoniae, the genomic window CTGCCGGCGATATCGGCCACCGTCTGGGCAGGCAACCATTAATAACAAAAAGGCCCGCATGCGCGGGCCTTTTGCGTAAACCTTGCCAGTTACAGGCTGGATACGTTCTCGGACAGGTATTTTGCAACGCCGTCTGGAGAGGCGTTCATACCTTCTTTACCTTTTTCCCACTGAGCCGGGCACACTTCACCGTGCTCTTCGTGGAACTGCAGCGCGTCAACCATGCGCAGCATTTCGTCGATGTTACGACCCAGCGGCAGATCGTTCACAACCTGGTGACGAACGATGCCGTTTGCGTCGATCAGGAAAGAACCACGCAGCGCAACGCCCGCGTCCGGATGTTCGATACCGTAAGCCTGCTGAATTTCACGTTTGATGTCCGCAACCATCGCGTATTTCACCGGACCGATGCCGCCGTTGTCGACAGGGGTATTACGCCATGCGTTGTGTACAAACTCAGAGTCGAAGGAGACGCCAACCACTTCCACGCCACGCTTCTGGAATTCTTCATAACGTTTGTCGAACGCGATCAGCTCAGACGGGCAAACGAAGGTGAAATCCATCGGCCAGAAGAACAGAACGGTCGCTTTACCGTTGGTGTGCTGTTTGAAGTTGAAGTTATCAACGATTTCACCGTTACCCAGTACAGCTGCTGCTGTAAAATCCGGAGCCGGACGAGTTACCAGAACCATATGATTCTCCTGTATTTACTAAGGTTATTTGGAACGCAACGCCGGCCAGTATAGAGAGTGTGGCGCTTTAACTCAAAGAGGCCCTAACAATCGTTCGATGAGCTTTTGCCTATCAATGACGCACCGGTTACAGCTGTCTGCTTTTTGCCTGCGCCATCATGCGTGGATAGAACTGCCAGAAACGGGTTTCAAGTGCGTCATAATGGTCGTCCAGATCTTGCCAGGAGTCGCGCAGAGCATCCAGACGCGGGCGGCGGCTGGCCATGCCATTAAGCACGTTCTGAATAAAATCCATATCGCGATAACGTTCCATCCAGCGCTCTGACCATAAGTAATGATTCAGATTCACAAAGCGTGGGGGAGAGTCGGGCAGGATGGTTGCTATCTGCGTCTGGGCATAGCGTACAAATTCTGACAGCGGCATCTCGGGTGAGAGCTGTGCCCAGTGCCGAGAGAGAAAGTGATCCCACATGACGTCCAGGGTAATCGGCGCGACGCGGCGGGTGTGAGGACGGAACCAGCCTTTCGCTTCGGTCACTTCGGGCAGGTTATCGGTCAACACGTCGATACGCCGGTGCATAAAAATACCCTCTACAACCTCGGGAGGGTACTCTTCTGCCGGGTTGCCGCGGACGAAATCGGCCAGCAAATTACCAGAAAGCGAGCTATCGGCCAGGTGAGCCAGGTGCAGGTGAGCGAGAAAATTCATGCGATTCGGTATCCGGAGTCGGCTAGTTGTTGCAGCAAAGTGGTGTGAGCACTAGACTAAGCCGCCTGTTTTTAAGTCACGAGTATAAGTCATGCGCGTCGCCGATTTCTCCTTTGAATTACCTGATTCCCTGATCGCCCACTATCCAATGCCTGAGCGCAGTAGCTGTCGCTTACTCTCTCTGGACGGGCCAACGGGCGCGCTGACGCACGGTACTTTCACCGATCTGCTCGATAAGCTCAACGCGGGCGATCTGCTGGTCTTTAACAATACCCGTGTGATCCCGGCCCGCCTGTTTGGTCGTAAAGCCAGCGGCGGAAAGATTGAAGTGCTGGTTGAGCGCATGCTGGATGATAAACGTATTCTGGCACATATTCGCGCATCCAAAGCGCCAAAGCCGGGCGCGGAACTGCTGCTGGGCGATGACGAGAGCATCAACGCAACCATGGTTGCGCGCCATGATGCCCTGTTTGAAGTGCAGTTCAACGATGAACGTCCGGTGCTGGATATTCTGAATGCCATTGGCCATATGCCACTGCCGCCCTATATTGAGCGCCCGGACGAAGAGGCCGACCGCGAGCTGTACCAGACCGTCTATAGCCAGAAGCCAGGCGCAGTTGCTGCGCCGACGGCGGGCCTGCACTTTGACGAACCTCTGCTGGCAAAACTGCGCGACAAAGGTGTTGAGATGGCCTTTGTAACGCTGCACGTCGGCGCGGGCACCTTCCAGCCCGTGCGCGTGGACTCTATCGAAGACCACATTATGCACTCGGAATACGCAGAGGTCCCGCAAGAGGTTGTGGAGGCGGTAATGGCGACCAAAGCGCGTGGCAACCGCGTTATCGCGGTGGGGACCACCTCTGTCCGCTCGCTTGAGAGCGCGGCGCAGGCGGCGAAAAGTGAACTGATTGAACCCTTCTTTGGCGACACGCAAATCTTTATCTACCCGGGCTATCAGTACAAAGTGATTGATGCGCTGGTGACCAATTTCCACCTGCCTGAATCAACGCTGATTATGTTGGTTTCCGCCTTTGCGGGTTATCAGCATACGATGAATGCCTATAAGGCTGCGGTAGAACAAAATTATCGCTTTTTTAGCTACGGGGACGCGATGTTTATCACGTACAATCCGCAGGCTTTGAATGAGCGTGTCGGGGAATAAGTCCGCGGCACCGGAATAATGTGTTGGACTGTTTTTCTGACACAGAGGAAAAAAAATGAAATTTGAACTCGATACCACCGACGGTCGCGCACGCCGCGGTCGCCTGGTGTTTGATCGCGGCGTGGTAGAAACCCCCGCGTTTATGCCTGTGGGCACCTACGGCACCGTAAAAGGGATGACGCCGGAAGAAGTTGAAGCCACTGGCGCACAAATCATCCTCGGTAACACCTTCCACCTCTGGCTGCGTCCTGGCCAGGAGATCATGAAGCTGCACGGCGATCTGCACGACTTCATGCAGTGGAAAGGCCCCATTCTTACCGATTCCGGCGGTTTCCAGGTCTTCAGCCTCGGCGATATCCGCAAAATTACCGAAAAGGGTGTGCACTTCCGTAACCCCATCAACGGCGATCCGATCTTCCTTGATCCTGAAAAATCGATGGAAATTCAGTACGATCTCGGCTCCGATATCGTGATGATCTTCGATGAATGTACGCCATACCCGGCAGACTGGGATTACGCGAAGCGTTCCATGGAGATGTCACTGCGCTGGGCGCAGCGTAGCCGCGACCGTTTTGACTCGCTCGGCAACAAAAATGCGCTGTTCGGCATTATCCAGGGCAGTGTTTACGAAGATTTACGTGATATCTCGGTTAAAGGTCTGGTAGAGATAGGTTTTGATGGCTACGCTGTCGGCGGTTTGGCTGTGGGTGAGCCGAAGGAAGACATGCACCGTATCCTGGAGCACGTCTGCCCGCAAATCCCGGCTGATAAACCGCGATACCTGATGGGTGTGGGTAAACCAGAAGATCTGGTTGAAGGCGTTCGTCGCGGTATTGATATGTTTGACTGCGTGATGCCAACCCGCAATGCCCGTAATGGTCACCTGTTCGTGACCGATGGCGTGGTAAAAATTCGTAATGCGAAGCATAAAAGCGACACCAGCCCACTCGACGCCGAGTGCGATTGCTATACCTGTCGCAATTATTCTCGCGCGTACCTGCATCATCTTGATCGTTGCAACGAGATTCTGGGCGCGCGTCTCAATACCATTCACAATCTTCGTTATTATCAGCGCTTAATGGCTGGTTTACGTAAGGCCATTGAAGAGGGTAAATTAGAGAGCTTCGTGACCGATTTCTACCAACGTCAGGGCCGTGCTGTACCACCTTTGAACGTTGATTAATTTTAATAATGAGGGAATTTAAATGAGCTTTTTTATTTCTGATGCGGTAGCAGCAACTGGCGCTCCGGCGCAGGGCAGCCCAATGTCTCTGATCCTGATGCTGGTTGTGTTCGGTCTGATCTTCTACTTCATGATCCTGCGTCCACAGCAGAAACGCACCAAAGAGCACAAAAACCTGATGAACTCCATTGCGAAAGGCGATGAAGTGCTGACCAACGGTGGCCTGGTGGGTCGCGTGACCAAAGTAGCGGAAAACGGCTACATTGCTATCGCCCTGAACGACACCACTGAAGTGGTTATCAAACGTGACTTCGTAGCTGCCGTTCTGCCGAAAGGCACCATGAAGGCGCTGTAATCCAACCATTTCCCAAAGGGAACTGCCGTGTTAAACCGTTATCCTTTGTGGAAGTACATCATGCTGGTCGTCGTGATTATCGTCGGCCTGCTGTACGCGCTTCCCAACCTGTATGGTGAGGATCCGGCTGTTCAAATCACTGGCGCGCGCGGTGTCGCCGCCAGTGAGCAAACGCTGATCCAGGTCCAGAAAACGTTACAAGAAGAAAAAATTACCGCTAAGTCTGTGGCACTGGAAGAGGGCGCTATTCTTGCTCGCTTCGACTCCACCGATACGCAGCTCCGCGCTCGTGAAGCGCTGATGGGCGTGATGGGTGATAAATATGTCGTGGCGCTGAACCTTGCTCCTGCAACTCCGCGTTGGCTGGCTGCGCTGAACGCAGAGCCAATGAAACTCGGTCTCGACCTGCGTGGCGGTGTGCACTTCCTGATGGAAGTGGATATGGATACCGCGCTGGGCAAGCTGCAGGAACAGAACATCGACAGCCTGCGCAGCGATCTGCGTGATAAAGGCATCCCTTACACCACCGTGCGTAAGGAAGAGAACTACGGCATGAGCATCGCGTTCCGCGACGGCTCTGCACGCGACCAGGCAGTCACTTACCTGACGTCGCGTCACCGCGATCTGGTGATCACCTCGCAGGGCAGCAACCAGCTGCGCGCCGTGATGACGGATGCCCGTCTGAGCGAAGCGCGTGAATACGCCGTTCAGCAGAACATCAACATTCTGCGTAACCGTGTAAACCAGCTGGGGGTAGCCGAGCCGCTGGTACAGCGTCAGGGTGCTGACCGTATCGTGGTTGAACTGCCAGGTATTCAGGATACCGCGCGTGCGAAGGAGATTCTGGGCGCGACCGCGACCCTGGAGTTCCGTCTGGTAAATACCAACGTTGACCAGTCCGCAGCCGCCTCTGGCCGCGTACCGGGCGACTCTGAAGTGAAGCAGACCCGTGAAGGTCAGCCGGTGGTGATGTACAAACGTGTGATCCTGACCGGTGACCACATTACCGACTCCACTTCCAGCCAGGATGAATACAACCAGCCGCAGGTGAACATCTCGCTTGATAGCGCAGGTGGCAACATCATGTCTAACTTCACTAAGGACAACATCGGTAAACCGATGGCAACCCTGTTCGTGGAGTATAAAGACAGCGGTAAGAAAGATGCGAACGGTCGCTCGGTGCTGGTGAAAGAGGAAGAGGTGATTAACATCGCCAATATCCAGTCCCGACTGGGTAACAGCTTCCGTATCACCGGTATCAACAACCCGAACGAAGCACGTCAGCTGTCGCTGCTGCTGCGTGCCGGTGCGTTGATTGCGCCAATCCAGATTGTTGAAGAGCGTACCATTGGTCCAACCCTGGGTATGCAGAACATCAAACAGGGTCTGGAAGCCTGTCTGGCCGGTCTGGTGGTCTCCATCATCTTCATGATCTTCTTCTATAAGAAGTTTGGTCTGATCGCGACAAGCGCGCTGGTGGCGAACCTGGTCCTGATTATCGGCATCATGTCTCTGCTTCCGGGGGCGACGCTGACCATGCCGGGTATTGCGGGTATCGTTCTTACCCTTGCGGTGGCGGTCGACGCCAACGTACTGATAAACGAACGTATCAAAGAAGAGCTAAGCAACGGTCGTTCTGTGCAGCAGGCGATTG contains:
- the tgt gene encoding tRNA guanosine(34) transglycosylase Tgt, whose amino-acid sequence is MKFELDTTDGRARRGRLVFDRGVVETPAFMPVGTYGTVKGMTPEEVEATGAQIILGNTFHLWLRPGQEIMKLHGDLHDFMQWKGPILTDSGGFQVFSLGDIRKITEKGVHFRNPINGDPIFLDPEKSMEIQYDLGSDIVMIFDECTPYPADWDYAKRSMEMSLRWAQRSRDRFDSLGNKNALFGIIQGSVYEDLRDISVKGLVEIGFDGYAVGGLAVGEPKEDMHRILEHVCPQIPADKPRYLMGVGKPEDLVEGVRRGIDMFDCVMPTRNARNGHLFVTDGVVKIRNAKHKSDTSPLDAECDCYTCRNYSRAYLHHLDRCNEILGARLNTIHNLRYYQRLMAGLRKAIEEGKLESFVTDFYQRQGRAVPPLNVD
- the queA gene encoding tRNA preQ1(34) S-adenosylmethionine ribosyltransferase-isomerase QueA — its product is MRVADFSFELPDSLIAHYPMPERSSCRLLSLDGPTGALTHGTFTDLLDKLNAGDLLVFNNTRVIPARLFGRKASGGKIEVLVERMLDDKRILAHIRASKAPKPGAELLLGDDESINATMVARHDALFEVQFNDERPVLDILNAIGHMPLPPYIERPDEEADRELYQTVYSQKPGAVAAPTAGLHFDEPLLAKLRDKGVEMAFVTLHVGAGTFQPVRVDSIEDHIMHSEYAEVPQEVVEAVMATKARGNRVIAVGTTSVRSLESAAQAAKSELIEPFFGDTQIFIYPGYQYKVIDALVTNFHLPESTLIMLVSAFAGYQHTMNAYKAAVEQNYRFFSYGDAMFITYNPQALNERVGE
- the secD gene encoding protein translocase subunit SecD, giving the protein MLNRYPLWKYIMLVVVIIVGLLYALPNLYGEDPAVQITGARGVAASEQTLIQVQKTLQEEKITAKSVALEEGAILARFDSTDTQLRAREALMGVMGDKYVVALNLAPATPRWLAALNAEPMKLGLDLRGGVHFLMEVDMDTALGKLQEQNIDSLRSDLRDKGIPYTTVRKEENYGMSIAFRDGSARDQAVTYLTSRHRDLVITSQGSNQLRAVMTDARLSEAREYAVQQNINILRNRVNQLGVAEPLVQRQGADRIVVELPGIQDTARAKEILGATATLEFRLVNTNVDQSAAASGRVPGDSEVKQTREGQPVVMYKRVILTGDHITDSTSSQDEYNQPQVNISLDSAGGNIMSNFTKDNIGKPMATLFVEYKDSGKKDANGRSVLVKEEEVINIANIQSRLGNSFRITGINNPNEARQLSLLLRAGALIAPIQIVEERTIGPTLGMQNIKQGLEACLAGLVVSIIFMIFFYKKFGLIATSALVANLVLIIGIMSLLPGATLTMPGIAGIVLTLAVAVDANVLINERIKEELSNGRSVQQAIEEGYKGAFSSIFDANVTTLIKVLILYAVGTGAIKGFAITTGIGVATSMFTAIVGTRAIVNLLYGGKRVKKLSI
- the yajC gene encoding preprotein translocase subunit YajC; its protein translation is MSFFISDAVAATGAPAQGSPMSLILMLVVFGLIFYFMILRPQQKRTKEHKNLMNSIAKGDEVLTNGGLVGRVTKVAENGYIAIALNDTTEVVIKRDFVAAVLPKGTMKAL
- the acpH gene encoding ACP phosphodiesterase, which codes for MNFLAHLHLAHLADSSLSGNLLADFVRGNPAEEYPPEVVEGIFMHRRIDVLTDNLPEVTEAKGWFRPHTRRVAPITLDVMWDHFLSRHWAQLSPEMPLSEFVRYAQTQIATILPDSPPRFVNLNHYLWSERWMERYRDMDFIQNVLNGMASRRPRLDALRDSWQDLDDHYDALETRFWQFYPRMMAQAKSRQL
- a CDS encoding peroxiredoxin, whose translation is MVLVTRPAPDFTAAAVLGNGEIVDNFNFKQHTNGKATVLFFWPMDFTFVCPSELIAFDKRYEEFQKRGVEVVGVSFDSEFVHNAWRNTPVDNGGIGPVKYAMVADIKREIQQAYGIEHPDAGVALRGSFLIDANGIVRHQVVNDLPLGRNIDEMLRMVDALQFHEEHGEVCPAQWEKGKEGMNASPDGVAKYLSENVSSL